One Mesoplodon densirostris isolate mMesDen1 chromosome X, mMesDen1 primary haplotype, whole genome shotgun sequence genomic region harbors:
- the BEX4 gene encoding protein BEX4 has translation MASKEEQAVKNLNMENTQQENEGGDQAPLQNGEESRDLGGGRGQKPGINVRLGRVRRFVPNFRWAIPSRHIDHNEVEDDVEKHVGQKVEIRRKTKKQQMRHHVRYQTPEPDNHYEFCLIP, from the coding sequence ATGGCGTCCAAAGAGGAACAAGCAGTAAAAAATCTCAACATGGAAAATACCCAACAGGAAAACGAAGGGGGGGACCAGGCCCCTTTGCAGAATGGAGAGGAATCACGCGATTTGGGAGGGGGTAGAGGCCAGAAGCCTGGAATAAATGTCAGGCTGGGACGGGTTAGACGATTTGTCCCTAATTTTCGATGGGCCATACCCAGCAGGCATATTGATCACAATGAAGTGGAGGATGATGTGGAAAAGCACGTAGGGCAGAAGGTGGAAATCAGGAGAAAGACTAAGAAGCAGCAAATGAGGCATCATGTGCGCTACCAAACTCCTGAACCTGACAATCATTATGAGTTTTGCCTTATACCTTGA